One segment of Haloplanus natans DSM 17983 DNA contains the following:
- a CDS encoding DUF7500 family protein, with amino-acid sequence MPSDSDDSVSERGKVLTEEELDLTRHDNVDELDDGRYVVSTGSGPTSDGATEARADERRARESEPAVDESEADGGSEITEVDVNAWLEDYLRTSDAQYGFHVTAKFDDGVGRHQVVSNDVVTSFESLLIWYAQHVGGGTPVEDVLGILLAEANVSVRYPVRTLTGLLKRYDLDRDDSIGDLIEAVSDEQAVALSEDR; translated from the coding sequence ATGCCATCGGATTCAGACGATTCCGTCTCGGAACGCGGCAAGGTGCTCACCGAGGAGGAGTTAGACCTCACCAGACACGACAACGTGGACGAACTCGACGACGGCCGCTACGTCGTCTCGACCGGGAGCGGGCCGACCAGCGACGGGGCGACCGAGGCCCGTGCCGACGAGCGCCGCGCCCGCGAGTCGGAACCGGCGGTCGACGAATCCGAGGCCGACGGCGGGTCGGAGATCACTGAAGTGGATGTCAACGCGTGGCTCGAAGACTACCTTCGGACCAGCGACGCCCAGTACGGCTTCCACGTCACGGCCAAATTCGACGACGGCGTGGGGCGCCACCAGGTCGTCTCGAACGACGTGGTCACCAGCTTCGAATCGCTGTTGATCTGGTACGCACAGCACGTCGGCGGCGGCACGCCCGTCGAGGACGTACTCGGCATTCTACTCGCCGAAGCCAACGTCTCGGTTCGGTACCCGGTCCGGACGCTCACGGGACTGCTCAAGCGGTACGATCTCGATCGCGACGACAGTATCGGCGACCTCATCGAGGCCGTCTCCGACGAGCAAGCCGTCGCGCTGTCCGAAGACCGATAG
- a CDS encoding archaellin/type IV pilin N-terminal domain-containing protein: MFEERTDRGQVGIGTLIVFIAMVLVAAIAAGVLINTAGFLQTQSEQTGQQSSAQVTDRLEPVSKTGNVSAYDSFNQTIVSSTTPYSDGNNTNVSLRVNEVSLVVQKAPGASDINMSATTFELVGPEGTDRFAFTNESVVNRTGAAGPNDRTRALQDDDTSLNASDGNSGLILNSRTDRLVVTLNMTEMATNGAFVNEPLEPGDTVTLRVNTESGATSIIRIRVPQSLAGEESVAL; the protein is encoded by the coding sequence ATGTTCGAAGAACGAACTGACAGGGGTCAGGTCGGTATTGGGACGCTCATCGTGTTCATCGCGATGGTCCTGGTCGCGGCGATCGCGGCTGGCGTCCTCATCAACACCGCCGGCTTCCTCCAGACGCAGTCAGAACAGACGGGTCAACAGAGCAGTGCGCAGGTCACCGACCGGCTCGAACCGGTTTCGAAGACGGGGAACGTGTCGGCGTACGACTCCTTCAACCAGACGATCGTGTCGTCGACCACTCCGTACAGTGACGGGAACAATACTAACGTCTCCTTGCGGGTCAACGAAGTGTCCTTGGTGGTTCAGAAAGCACCGGGGGCAAGCGACATCAACATGAGCGCGACGACGTTCGAACTGGTCGGTCCGGAGGGCACCGATCGGTTCGCGTTCACCAACGAATCGGTGGTCAATCGGACCGGTGCGGCCGGACCAAACGACCGAACCCGCGCGCTTCAGGACGACGACACCTCGCTCAACGCGTCCGACGGCAACAGCGGCCTCATCCTGAACAGCCGCACGGACCGTCTGGTGGTCACGCTCAACATGACCGAGATGGCGACCAACGGCGCGTTCGTCAACGAACCGCTGGAGCCCGGCGACACGGTCACGCTCCGTGTCAACACCGAATCCGGCGCGACGAGCATCATCCGCATCCGGGTGCCCCAGTCGCTCGCAGGCGAGGAATCCGTCGCACTCTAA
- the cheY gene encoding chemotaxis protein CheY, with protein MPPQVLLVDDSDFMRNLLREILEENFEIVGEAENGVEAVELYREHDPDLVMMDIVMPIRDGIEATSEITGSDPDANVIMCTSVGQEEKMKNAVKAGADGYITKPFQKPNVLEAIDDVVA; from the coding sequence ATGCCACCGCAAGTGTTACTCGTCGACGACTCGGACTTCATGCGCAATCTTCTGCGCGAGATCCTCGAAGAGAACTTCGAGATCGTCGGTGAAGCCGAAAACGGCGTCGAGGCCGTCGAACTCTACCGGGAGCACGATCCCGATCTGGTGATGATGGACATCGTGATGCCGATTCGTGACGGCATCGAAGCGACGAGCGAGATCACGGGGTCCGATCCCGACGCGAACGTCATCATGTGTACGAGCGTCGGGCAGGAGGAGAAGATGAAAAACGCCGTCAAGGCCGGGGCGGACGGCTACATCACGAAACCGTTCCAGAAACCGAACGTGCTCGAAGCCATCGACGACGTCGTGGCCTAA
- a CDS encoding FlaD/FlaE family flagellar protein: MELLERFLGSDDDDESDADGGDDDMFFEEEDDLDDFGGDDFGDDGLGFDDGDDGGAATAELEGRIDEMENEVASLSSTVSTIRSENEEISNTVEDVEENVRKLLDIYEMVTRGVNPFVDDVQAGGSGFDDGGGSLGLFDDDDDEETEDLDDDIAGAEAEDFFDDDFLDDEGDEDDFGDFDGAIDDDDPTTEDTMADDDSDDSGKSFEELKDEYNSGEADWADDDGDATNGDAADDFDELADDGDDFGDLGDDFGEATDDGDDRSPGVVDGGDVASDDPPTTDADSTPETMATDGATATPAPEETGAGDLQFAANTVMQGSGTSKPYLETVPSGYVGDLLVMEWLEYLVEEGDVEDAARAVEYYRRIQWIGEGAADELRDFLVGFGDLDADREVTGAPSTLSIDHHVASLRYISRLTGSTADSVVFDCWSGGGGVPFGF; this comes from the coding sequence ATGGAGCTCCTAGAGCGGTTTCTCGGCAGTGACGACGACGACGAGAGCGATGCCGACGGCGGCGACGACGACATGTTCTTCGAGGAAGAGGACGACCTCGACGACTTCGGCGGCGACGACTTCGGGGACGACGGGCTGGGATTCGACGACGGCGACGACGGCGGTGCCGCGACGGCCGAACTGGAAGGCCGGATCGACGAGATGGAAAACGAGGTTGCCAGCCTCTCCTCGACGGTGAGTACCATCCGCAGCGAGAACGAGGAGATCAGCAACACCGTCGAGGACGTAGAGGAGAACGTCCGCAAACTGCTCGATATCTACGAGATGGTCACCCGCGGCGTCAACCCCTTCGTCGACGACGTGCAGGCCGGTGGCAGCGGCTTCGACGACGGTGGCGGATCGCTGGGCCTGTTCGACGACGACGACGACGAAGAGACGGAGGATCTGGACGACGACATCGCTGGCGCCGAGGCCGAGGATTTCTTCGACGACGACTTCCTCGACGACGAGGGCGACGAGGACGACTTCGGCGACTTCGACGGCGCTATCGACGACGACGACCCGACCACCGAGGATACTATGGCCGACGACGATTCAGACGACTCCGGCAAATCGTTCGAGGAACTGAAAGACGAGTACAACAGCGGCGAGGCCGACTGGGCGGACGACGACGGCGACGCGACAAACGGCGACGCAGCCGACGATTTCGACGAGTTGGCCGACGACGGTGACGACTTCGGTGACCTCGGCGACGACTTCGGTGAGGCGACCGACGACGGTGACGACCGGAGCCCCGGCGTGGTCGACGGTGGGGACGTCGCCTCCGACGACCCTCCGACCACGGACGCCGACTCCACGCCCGAGACGATGGCTACCGACGGCGCCACGGCGACCCCCGCGCCCGAGGAGACGGGCGCCGGTGACCTGCAGTTCGCCGCTAACACCGTGATGCAGGGGTCGGGCACGTCGAAGCCCTACCTCGAGACGGTGCCCTCGGGCTACGTCGGTGACCTCCTCGTGATGGAGTGGCTCGAGTATCTCGTCGAGGAGGGCGACGTGGAAGATGCGGCCCGGGCGGTGGAGTACTACCGCCGTATCCAGTGGATCGGCGAGGGTGCCGCGGACGAACTCCGCGATTTCCTCGTCGGCTTCGGTGACCTCGACGCGGACCGGGAGGTGACCGGCGCCCCGTCGACGCTCTCCATCGACCACCACGTCGCCAGTTTGCGGTATATCAGTCGACTGACCGGATCGACCGCCGATTCGGTCGTCTTCGACTGCTGGAGCGGTGGCGGAGGTGTCCCCTTTGGGTTTTAG
- a CDS encoding DUF7521 family protein: MLLVEYLYLAATAILVISGLTMVGMAIRAYLQTTRRAMIHVSLGFGLIAAAAIATAISAFVTDFQGVRSLLLVNSGLSSLGFIFVVYSLVIYD; the protein is encoded by the coding sequence ATGCTCCTCGTCGAATACCTGTATCTCGCCGCGACGGCCATCCTAGTCATCTCCGGATTGACGATGGTCGGCATGGCGATCAGAGCGTACCTCCAGACAACCCGACGGGCGATGATCCACGTCTCGCTCGGCTTCGGCCTCATCGCCGCCGCCGCCATCGCGACTGCAATCAGCGCGTTCGTCACCGACTTCCAGGGCGTTCGCTCCCTGTTGCTGGTCAACAGTGGCCTCTCGTCGCTCGGCTTCATCTTCGTCGTCTACAGTCTCGTCATCTACGACTGA
- a CDS encoding RAD55 family ATPase produces MRLSTGVDGFDELVDGGLLRNRLYILSGPPGSGKTTFSSHFVTEGARMGEKCLFLSMHETEAELTHDMSAYDFGFEKAAQSGNFQFRNVFDSNAKRLLKGSGGNDFSSGVQNMTNRLVGFINSREIDRLVIDSTMILQYFYPDNHEAFVQFLTSLKRVDATTLLISEMTDPTSYADEHYLAHGVVFMHNYMEGDGMCRGVQIIKMRGTDIDGDIHPIEFDDDGLHVRATRKLEA; encoded by the coding sequence ATGAGGCTTTCCACCGGCGTGGACGGTTTCGACGAACTCGTCGACGGGGGACTCCTCCGGAATCGGTTGTACATTCTCAGCGGGCCACCGGGAAGTGGGAAGACGACGTTCTCCTCGCATTTCGTCACGGAAGGGGCCCGGATGGGGGAGAAATGTCTCTTTCTGAGCATGCACGAAACGGAGGCGGAACTGACCCACGACATGAGCGCCTACGACTTCGGGTTCGAAAAGGCGGCACAGTCGGGGAACTTTCAGTTCCGGAACGTCTTCGATTCGAACGCGAAACGGCTGTTGAAAGGTTCCGGCGGCAACGACTTCTCCTCCGGCGTCCAGAACATGACCAACCGGCTAGTCGGGTTCATCAACTCCCGCGAAATCGACCGTCTGGTCATCGACTCGACGATGATACTGCAGTATTTCTACCCCGACAACCACGAGGCGTTCGTCCAGTTTCTCACCTCGCTCAAGCGCGTCGACGCGACGACCCTCCTGATCTCGGAGATGACCGACCCGACGTCTTACGCCGACGAACATTACCTCGCCCACGGCGTCGTCTTCATGCACAACTACATGGAGGGGGACGGAATGTGCCGCGGCGTCCAGATCATCAAGATGCGCGGGACGGACATCGACGGCGACATCCACCCCATCGAGTTCGACGACGACG
- a CDS encoding chemotaxis protein CheD, translating to MKTYGGTPTEDRRSSSAARTRKRVGIADFAVTTDGAVLTTSGLGSCLGVALHDERAGVAGLIHVMLPTAPDDPPNVAKYADTGIDALLTAMAAEGATPGRVRAKLAGGSAMFEFDSQDEPIGERNVAVTRATLDRLGVPVDATDVGGDAGRSLRFYGDTGELRIKSAGDERRL from the coding sequence ATGAAGACGTACGGCGGGACGCCGACCGAGGACCGACGCTCCTCGTCGGCAGCGCGTACCCGAAAGCGGGTCGGCATCGCCGACTTCGCGGTCACGACCGACGGGGCCGTGCTGACCACGAGTGGCCTCGGCTCCTGTCTCGGCGTCGCGCTCCACGACGAACGGGCGGGTGTCGCCGGCCTGATCCACGTCATGCTCCCCACGGCACCCGACGATCCGCCGAACGTCGCCAAGTACGCCGACACCGGCATCGACGCCCTGCTGACCGCGATGGCCGCCGAGGGGGCGACCCCCGGTCGAGTGCGGGCGAAACTCGCCGGTGGGAGCGCCATGTTCGAGTTCGACAGTCAGGACGAACCCATCGGCGAGCGCAACGTCGCGGTGACACGGGCGACGCTCGACCGACTCGGCGTCCCCGTCGACGCCACGGACGTGGGTGGCGACGCCGGCCGCTCGCTCCGGTTCTACGGCGACACCGGCGAACTCCGAATCAAATCCGCCGGTGACGAACGTCGGCTCTGA
- a CDS encoding flagellar protein G, with translation MASVSASHLILFIASLVIAAGVAGTFTQGISRLSQGIDDQSLEVSEEVRTDIEVISDAGSPVYNNSSKTVTLLVKNTGTSDIPPDSRFIEILLDGRYRTNVTVTVVDGETWQPSNVIRLEIGGADLSAGDHRVKLIVNGDEEVFRFRT, from the coding sequence ATGGCGAGTGTCTCCGCGTCCCACCTCATCCTCTTTATCGCCAGCCTCGTCATCGCCGCGGGGGTCGCCGGCACCTTCACCCAGGGTATCTCGCGGCTCAGCCAGGGCATCGACGACCAGAGCCTCGAAGTCTCCGAGGAGGTCCGGACGGACATCGAGGTGATCAGCGACGCCGGCAGCCCCGTCTACAACAACTCCTCGAAGACGGTGACGCTGCTGGTGAAGAACACGGGAACCTCCGATATCCCGCCCGACTCGCGGTTCATCGAGATACTGCTCGACGGCCGGTACCGGACGAACGTCACGGTGACCGTCGTCGACGGCGAGACGTGGCAGCCGAGCAACGTCATCCGTCTCGAAATCGGCGGGGCTGACCTCTCGGCCGGCGATCACCGGGTGAAGCTGATCGTCAACGGCGACGAGGAGGTGTTCAGGTTCCGCACATGA
- a CDS encoding chemotaxis protein CheC: MRVDIQSLGTYNRLAQEGAEHAAASLTQMTGIETHVDVTNVTLMSKRDVEDVFGGTEFVGVQIGLGGGLSGETALAFDRSSAASIVDVLVPGASAAAEDSFDEMARSGVKEIGNIMMGGFVDGWADYLATSVDMTPPTYVERDGTDVLPNGALDRAEEEHVFVFESQMTAVDERVDAYIYMLPEYGAFAEMLEASDDHENAIPMDKLTVFDEMTRQGAERAAENVSSMTGIETDVDVSRLSFVPIEDVPNTARDEVYLGTVMEFKGTPGGYLAILFDEPSARTIVDATVPMELDEPLGDMGESAIQELGNIMTSGFIDGWANVLQTSIDHTPPQLVHDLGTAILSPIAGRLGQSQEYAFLMDSTVVTPEGEFNCEIYAIPDEQKLKEALDSLLVERSDQLEANRESIF, encoded by the coding sequence ATGCGGGTGGATATCCAGTCGCTCGGCACGTACAACCGCCTCGCACAGGAGGGGGCGGAACACGCCGCGGCGTCGCTGACCCAGATGACTGGCATCGAGACGCACGTCGACGTGACTAACGTCACGCTGATGTCGAAACGCGACGTGGAGGATGTCTTCGGTGGGACGGAGTTCGTCGGCGTGCAGATCGGCCTCGGCGGTGGGCTCTCGGGCGAGACGGCGCTCGCGTTCGACCGGTCGAGTGCCGCGAGCATCGTCGACGTCCTCGTTCCCGGTGCGAGCGCCGCCGCCGAGGACTCCTTCGACGAGATGGCCCGGAGCGGCGTCAAGGAGATCGGCAACATCATGATGGGTGGATTCGTCGACGGGTGGGCCGACTATTTGGCGACGAGCGTCGACATGACGCCCCCGACGTACGTCGAACGCGACGGCACCGACGTGTTGCCGAACGGTGCGCTCGACCGTGCCGAGGAGGAACACGTCTTCGTCTTCGAGAGTCAGATGACGGCCGTCGACGAACGGGTCGACGCGTACATCTACATGCTGCCGGAGTACGGCGCCTTCGCGGAGATGTTGGAAGCGAGCGACGATCACGAGAACGCCATCCCGATGGACAAACTGACCGTCTTCGACGAGATGACCCGGCAGGGCGCCGAACGCGCCGCCGAGAACGTCTCCTCGATGACGGGTATCGAGACCGACGTGGACGTGAGTCGGCTCAGTTTCGTCCCCATCGAGGACGTGCCGAACACGGCCCGCGACGAGGTGTATCTCGGGACCGTGATGGAGTTCAAAGGCACACCCGGCGGCTATCTCGCCATCCTGTTCGACGAGCCGTCGGCGCGGACCATCGTCGACGCGACGGTACCGATGGAGCTCGACGAGCCACTCGGCGACATGGGTGAGAGCGCGATTCAGGAACTGGGCAACATCATGACCAGCGGGTTCATCGACGGCTGGGCGAACGTCCTGCAGACGAGCATCGACCACACGCCACCCCAACTGGTTCACGACCTCGGAACGGCGATTCTCAGCCCCATCGCGGGTCGACTCGGCCAGTCACAGGAGTACGCCTTCCTCATGGACTCGACGGTCGTCACGCCGGAAGGCGAGTTCAACTGCGAGATATACGCCATCCCCGACGAACAGAAACTCAAGGAGGCCCTCGACTCCCTGCTGGTCGAGCGAAGCGACCAACTCGAAGCCAACCGCGAATCGATCTTCTAA
- a CDS encoding ATPase domain-containing protein: MSTSDLLSLGLEDHDRLNKELGGGVPRGSIVLAEGDYGAGKSAMSQRLTYGFCEEGHTVTYLSTELTTRGFIDQMHSLSYDMVDHLLDENVLFLHADFDTGGTFSEEGDGERKELLTRLMNADVMWNSEVIVIDTFDAILRNDPKFEALVRQNDERQAALEIIGFFRDVISQGKVVVLTVDPSTVDEEAIGPFRSIADIFLELEMVEVGNDVRRQISVKRFAGMGQQVGDTIGYSVRSGTGIVIESRSVA, translated from the coding sequence ATGAGCACCTCCGATCTGCTGTCGCTCGGCCTGGAAGATCACGACCGCCTCAACAAGGAACTCGGCGGCGGCGTTCCCCGCGGCAGCATCGTCCTCGCCGAGGGCGACTACGGGGCGGGCAAAAGCGCCATGTCCCAGCGGCTCACGTACGGCTTCTGCGAGGAAGGACATACGGTGACGTATCTCTCGACTGAGTTGACCACCCGCGGGTTCATCGACCAGATGCACTCGCTGTCGTACGACATGGTCGATCACCTGTTGGACGAGAACGTCCTCTTTCTCCACGCCGACTTCGACACCGGCGGCACCTTCTCGGAGGAGGGGGACGGCGAGCGCAAGGAACTGCTCACCCGTCTGATGAACGCGGACGTGATGTGGAACTCGGAGGTCATCGTGATCGATACGTTCGACGCCATCCTCCGAAACGATCCGAAGTTCGAGGCGCTGGTGCGCCAGAACGACGAACGGCAGGCGGCACTGGAGATCATCGGCTTCTTCCGCGACGTGATCTCACAGGGGAAAGTCGTCGTCCTGACCGTCGACCCCTCGACGGTCGACGAGGAGGCGATCGGTCCCTTCCGCTCCATCGCCGACATCTTCCTCGAACTCGAGATGGTCGAGGTCGGCAACGACGTGCGCCGACAGATCTCGGTCAAGCGGTTCGCGGGCATGGGACAGCAGGTCGGAGACACGATCGGCTACTCCGTCCGATCGGGGACGGGGATCGTCATCGAGAGTCGTAGCGTCGCATAA
- a CDS encoding RAD55 family ATPase produces the protein MTELTRTGIEGLDSILGGGIVDNATVLISGNPGTGKSILGLQYIYNGVREFDEKGIYLSFEENREDIAQAAESIGFDDWRELVEEDEILIYDKQELLRHNDFNDTLELLLDEFEEMAYERLVLDSLTMFELFFADETEKRTYLLKFSDILKANGLTSLLIAEQSAVFPEQDIGLENFLTDGNIYLIQTPTESGVNRYIWVAKMRKQDIETDIFPMDISEGGITVHERAAGFSMMGQRDGPFPGE, from the coding sequence ATGACCGAGCTGACGCGGACCGGAATCGAGGGTCTCGATTCGATCCTCGGTGGGGGTATCGTCGACAATGCGACCGTCCTGATCAGCGGCAATCCGGGAACCGGGAAGAGTATCCTCGGCCTCCAGTACATCTACAACGGCGTTCGGGAGTTCGACGAGAAGGGGATCTATCTCTCCTTCGAGGAGAACCGGGAGGACATCGCGCAGGCCGCCGAATCCATCGGATTCGACGACTGGCGCGAACTGGTCGAGGAAGACGAAATCCTCATTTACGACAAACAGGAACTGCTCCGGCACAACGACTTCAACGACACGCTCGAACTGTTGCTCGACGAGTTCGAGGAGATGGCGTACGAACGACTCGTCCTCGACTCCCTGACCATGTTCGAACTGTTCTTTGCGGACGAAACGGAGAAGCGGACCTACCTCCTCAAATTCTCGGACATCCTGAAGGCGAACGGGCTGACGTCGCTGCTCATCGCCGAGCAGTCCGCGGTCTTCCCGGAACAGGACATCGGTCTGGAGAACTTCCTCACCGACGGGAACATCTACCTGATTCAGACGCCGACCGAGTCGGGCGTCAACCGGTATATTTGGGTGGCCAAGATGCGCAAACAGGATATCGAGACGGATATCTTCCCCATGGACATCAGCGAGGGCGGCATCACCGTCCACGAACGCGCCGCTGGATTCTCGATGATGGGGCAGCGTGACGGTCCGTTCCCGGGCGAGTAG
- a CDS encoding winged helix-turn-helix domain-containing protein, translated as MDGIEMLRVLGNEYNPQILSFAHEPRSAQELSDELDVPIATCYRRIEELQEADLLEHHDRVLSDERRRVNVYRRNIEEVVVNFSEGDVSVEVEERRRVKNQIDEVWRTLSE; from the coding sequence ATGGACGGGATCGAGATGTTGCGGGTTCTGGGCAACGAGTACAACCCGCAAATACTGAGTTTCGCTCACGAACCGCGTTCGGCCCAGGAACTCAGCGACGAACTCGACGTACCGATCGCGACCTGCTATCGCCGGATCGAGGAACTGCAGGAAGCGGACTTGCTCGAACACCACGACCGCGTGTTGTCCGACGAGCGACGCCGGGTCAACGTCTATCGCCGAAACATCGAGGAGGTCGTCGTGAACTTCAGCGAAGGGGACGTCTCGGTGGAGGTCGAGGAGCGCCGGCGGGTCAAAAACCAGATCGACGAGGTCTGGCGGACGCTGTCGGAGTAG